The Salvelinus alpinus chromosome 21, SLU_Salpinus.1, whole genome shotgun sequence genome has a segment encoding these proteins:
- the LOC139547933 gene encoding serine/threonine-protein kinase DCLK1-like isoform X6: MELEHFDEREKAQRNTSRGSRNNGLPSPTHSAHCSLYRTRTLQSLASEKKAKKVRFYRNGDRYFKGIVYAISQDRFRSIDALLADLTRSLSDNVNLPQGVRTIYSIDGTKRISGMEQLEEGESYVCGSIESYKKLDYTKNVNPNWSVGVKTAAAASARGPPSLGSAKAGAPETRESKDFIRPKLVTIIRSGVKPRKAIRILLNKKTAHSFEQVLSDITDAIKLDSGVVKSLYTVDGKLVTCLQDFFGDDDIFMACGPEKFRYQDDFLLDESECRVVKSTSYGRISSLLGRYSPRGGGSPRGGGSRRSSGSAW; encoded by the exons ATGGAGCTGGAGCACTTTGACGAGCGGGAGAAAGCCCAGAGAAATACCAGCAGAGGCTCCAGGAACAACGGGCTGCCGAGCCCCACTCACAGCGCCCACTGTAGTCTGTACAGGACCCGGACCCTGCAGTCTCTAGCCTCGGAGAAGAAGGCCAAGAAGGTCCGCTTTTATCGCAATGGAGACCGCTACTTCAAAGGGATTGTCTACGCTATTTCCCAGGACAGGTTCCGGTCTATAGATGCCCTTTTGGCTGATCTGACCCGCTCCCTGTCAGATAATGTGAACCTGCCCCAGGGGGTCCGGACCATCTACTCTATTGACGGGACCAAGAGAATATCCGGCATGGAGCAGCTGGAGGAAG GAGAGAGCTATGTGTGTGGCTCCATAGAGTCATACAAGAAGCTGGACTACACTAAGAATGTCAACCCCAACTGGTCAGTTGGGGTGAAGACAGCTGCGGCTGCCTCTGCACGTGGCCCCCCATCCCTGGGCAGTGCCAAGGCTGGGGCCCCGGAGACCAGGGAGAGTAAGGACTTCATTCGGCCCAAACTGGTCACCATCATCCGCAGCGGGGTGAAGCCTCGTAAGGCCATCCGCATCCTCCTCAACAAGAAGACTGCCCACTCCTTTGAACAGGTTCTCTCTGACATCACAGACGCCATCAAGCTGGACTCTGGGGTTGTCAAGAGTCTGTACACCGTGGACGGGAAGCTG gtGACATGCCTTCAGGACTTCTTTGGTGATGACGACATCTTTATGGCTTGTGGTCCAGAGAAGTTTCGCTACCAAGATGACTTCCTCTTAGATGAGAGTG AGTGTAGGGTGGTGAAGTCGACGTCATACGGTCGGATCTCCTCTCTGCTGGGACGCTACTCACCCAGAGGAGGAGGCTCACCCAGAGGAGGAGGCTCACGCCGAAGCTCAGGCTCAG cctggtga
- the LOC139547933 gene encoding serine/threonine-protein kinase DCLK1-like isoform X4, whose translation MELEHFDEREKAQRNTSRGSRNNGLPSPTHSAHCSLYRTRTLQSLASEKKAKKVRFYRNGDRYFKGIVYAISQDRFRSIDALLADLTRSLSDNVNLPQGVRTIYSIDGTKRISGMEQLEEGESYVCGSIESYKKLDYTKNVNPNWSVGVKTAAAASARGPPSLGSAKAGAPETRESKDFIRPKLVTIIRSGVKPRKAIRILLNKKTAHSFEQVLSDITDAIKLDSGVVKSLYTVDGKLVTCLQDFFGDDDIFMACGPEKFRYQDDFLLDESECRVVKSTSYGRISSLLGRYSPRGGGSPRGGGSRRSSGSANGTVCSQLSTPRSGKSSSPSPTSPASLRRHRGSQHSGSSLSLASTKVCSSMDEGDGAGSEAELNLLSDECPSIPPSIAERYKVGRTLGDGTFAVVRECVERCTGREYALKIINKVKCRGKEHMIQNEVSILRRVKHPNIVLLIEEMDTYSELYLVMELVKGGDLFDSITSSNKYTERDASGMIYNLASAIKYLHSLNIVHRDIKPENLL comes from the exons ATGGAGCTGGAGCACTTTGACGAGCGGGAGAAAGCCCAGAGAAATACCAGCAGAGGCTCCAGGAACAACGGGCTGCCGAGCCCCACTCACAGCGCCCACTGTAGTCTGTACAGGACCCGGACCCTGCAGTCTCTAGCCTCGGAGAAGAAGGCCAAGAAGGTCCGCTTTTATCGCAATGGAGACCGCTACTTCAAAGGGATTGTCTACGCTATTTCCCAGGACAGGTTCCGGTCTATAGATGCCCTTTTGGCTGATCTGACCCGCTCCCTGTCAGATAATGTGAACCTGCCCCAGGGGGTCCGGACCATCTACTCTATTGACGGGACCAAGAGAATATCCGGCATGGAGCAGCTGGAGGAAG GAGAGAGCTATGTGTGTGGCTCCATAGAGTCATACAAGAAGCTGGACTACACTAAGAATGTCAACCCCAACTGGTCAGTTGGGGTGAAGACAGCTGCGGCTGCCTCTGCACGTGGCCCCCCATCCCTGGGCAGTGCCAAGGCTGGGGCCCCGGAGACCAGGGAGAGTAAGGACTTCATTCGGCCCAAACTGGTCACCATCATCCGCAGCGGGGTGAAGCCTCGTAAGGCCATCCGCATCCTCCTCAACAAGAAGACTGCCCACTCCTTTGAACAGGTTCTCTCTGACATCACAGACGCCATCAAGCTGGACTCTGGGGTTGTCAAGAGTCTGTACACCGTGGACGGGAAGCTG gtGACATGCCTTCAGGACTTCTTTGGTGATGACGACATCTTTATGGCTTGTGGTCCAGAGAAGTTTCGCTACCAAGATGACTTCCTCTTAGATGAGAGTG AGTGTAGGGTGGTGAAGTCGACGTCATACGGTCGGATCTCCTCTCTGCTGGGACGCTACTCACCCAGAGGAGGAGGCTCACCCAGAGGAGGAGGCTCACGCCGAAGCTCAGGCTCAG CCAATGGGACAGTATGCAGTCAGCTGTCGACTCCTCGATCTGGGAAGTCCTCCAGCCCCTCTCCTACCAGTCCTGCCAGCCTCCGACGACACAGG GGGTCCCAACACAGTGGCTCATCCCTGTCTCTAGCCTCCACCAAGGTGTGTAGCTCCATGGATGAGGGAGACGGAGCAGGAAGTGAAG CGGAGCTGAACCTGCTGAGTGATGaatgtccctccatccctccgtccaTCGCTGAGAGGTACAAGGTGGGGAGGACTTTAGGTGACGGTACCTTTGCTGTTGTCAGAGAGTGTGTGGAGAGATGTACGGGCAGAGAATACGCCCTGAAGATCATCAACAAAGTCAAATGTAGGGGAAAG GAACACATGATCCAGAACGAGGTGTCCATCCTCCGTCGTGTCAAACATCCCAACATTGTCCTGCTGATCGAGGAAATGGACACCTACAGCGAGCTTTACCTGGTCATGGAGCTGGTCAAG GGGGGTGACCTATTTGATTCCATCACCTCCTCTaataaatacacagagagagatgcaaGTGGAATGATATATAACCTGGCCAGTGCCATCAAGTACCTGCACAGCCTCAACATCGTACACAGAGACAtcaaacctgagaacctgctg TGA
- the LOC139547933 gene encoding serine/threonine-protein kinase DCLK1-like isoform X2, giving the protein MELEHFDEREKAQRNTSRGSRNNGLPSPTHSAHCSLYRTRTLQSLASEKKAKKVRFYRNGDRYFKGIVYAISQDRFRSIDALLADLTRSLSDNVNLPQGVRTIYSIDGTKRISGMEQLEEGESYVCGSIESYKKLDYTKNVNPNWSVGVKTAAAASARGPPSLGSAKAGAPETRESKDFIRPKLVTIIRSGVKPRKAIRILLNKKTAHSFEQVLSDITDAIKLDSGVVKSLYTVDGKLVTCLQDFFGDDDIFMACGPEKFRYQDDFLLDESECRVVKSTSYGRISSLLGRYSPRGGGSPRGGGSRRSSGSANGTVCSQLSTPRSGKSSSPSPTSPASLRRHRGSQHSGSSLSLASTKVCSSMDEGDGAGSEAELNLLSDECPSIPPSIAERYKVGRTLGDGTFAVVRECVERCTGREYALKIINKVKCRGKEHMIQNEVSILRRVKHPNIVLLIEEMDTYSELYLVMELVKGGDLFDSITSSNKYTERDASGMIYNLASAIKYLHSLNIVHRDIKPENLLVYEHQDGSKSLKLGDFGLASLVDGLLYLVCGTPTYVAPEIIAETGYGLKVDIWAAGVITYILLCGFPPFSGEDQEILLDQILTGQLDFPSPSWDNVSVTAKELITGMLQMKVEQRYTALQVLDHPWVNDDGRLVNDQQLSVAGKIKKHFNTGPKACSTTAGVSVITTTPLDKERQIFRLRHQQGVRLKSRPRLQPHPQPTGFPTSASQSSNNPALSPADFTSESEDYSPSPSPTSPSSADTVRSPTSPF; this is encoded by the exons ATGGAGCTGGAGCACTTTGACGAGCGGGAGAAAGCCCAGAGAAATACCAGCAGAGGCTCCAGGAACAACGGGCTGCCGAGCCCCACTCACAGCGCCCACTGTAGTCTGTACAGGACCCGGACCCTGCAGTCTCTAGCCTCGGAGAAGAAGGCCAAGAAGGTCCGCTTTTATCGCAATGGAGACCGCTACTTCAAAGGGATTGTCTACGCTATTTCCCAGGACAGGTTCCGGTCTATAGATGCCCTTTTGGCTGATCTGACCCGCTCCCTGTCAGATAATGTGAACCTGCCCCAGGGGGTCCGGACCATCTACTCTATTGACGGGACCAAGAGAATATCCGGCATGGAGCAGCTGGAGGAAG GAGAGAGCTATGTGTGTGGCTCCATAGAGTCATACAAGAAGCTGGACTACACTAAGAATGTCAACCCCAACTGGTCAGTTGGGGTGAAGACAGCTGCGGCTGCCTCTGCACGTGGCCCCCCATCCCTGGGCAGTGCCAAGGCTGGGGCCCCGGAGACCAGGGAGAGTAAGGACTTCATTCGGCCCAAACTGGTCACCATCATCCGCAGCGGGGTGAAGCCTCGTAAGGCCATCCGCATCCTCCTCAACAAGAAGACTGCCCACTCCTTTGAACAGGTTCTCTCTGACATCACAGACGCCATCAAGCTGGACTCTGGGGTTGTCAAGAGTCTGTACACCGTGGACGGGAAGCTG gtGACATGCCTTCAGGACTTCTTTGGTGATGACGACATCTTTATGGCTTGTGGTCCAGAGAAGTTTCGCTACCAAGATGACTTCCTCTTAGATGAGAGTG AGTGTAGGGTGGTGAAGTCGACGTCATACGGTCGGATCTCCTCTCTGCTGGGACGCTACTCACCCAGAGGAGGAGGCTCACCCAGAGGAGGAGGCTCACGCCGAAGCTCAGGCTCAG CCAATGGGACAGTATGCAGTCAGCTGTCGACTCCTCGATCTGGGAAGTCCTCCAGCCCCTCTCCTACCAGTCCTGCCAGCCTCCGACGACACAGG GGGTCCCAACACAGTGGCTCATCCCTGTCTCTAGCCTCCACCAAGGTGTGTAGCTCCATGGATGAGGGAGACGGAGCAGGAAGTGAAG CGGAGCTGAACCTGCTGAGTGATGaatgtccctccatccctccgtccaTCGCTGAGAGGTACAAGGTGGGGAGGACTTTAGGTGACGGTACCTTTGCTGTTGTCAGAGAGTGTGTGGAGAGATGTACGGGCAGAGAATACGCCCTGAAGATCATCAACAAAGTCAAATGTAGGGGAAAG GAACACATGATCCAGAACGAGGTGTCCATCCTCCGTCGTGTCAAACATCCCAACATTGTCCTGCTGATCGAGGAAATGGACACCTACAGCGAGCTTTACCTGGTCATGGAGCTGGTCAAG GGGGGTGACCTATTTGATTCCATCACCTCCTCTaataaatacacagagagagatgcaaGTGGAATGATATATAACCTGGCCAGTGCCATCAAGTACCTGCACAGCCTCAACATCGTACACAGAGACAtcaaacctgagaacctgctg GTGTATGAGCACCAGGATGGTAGTAAGTCTCTGAAGTTGGGAGACTTTGGCTTGGCTAGCCTGGTGGATGGACTCCTCTACCTGGTCTGTGGCACCCCCACCTATGTAGCACCTGAGATCATCGCTGAGACAGG GTACGGGCTGAAGGTTGATATCTGGGCAGCTGGAGTAATCACATACATCCTGCTGTGTGGCTTCCCTCCCTTCAGTGG TGAGGACCAGGAGATTCTGTTGGACCAGATTCTAACGGGACAACTAGACTTCCCTTCACCGTCCTGGGACAACGTGTCTGTCACTGCTAAG GAGCTGATCACAGGGATGCTGCAGATGAAAGTGGAACAGAGATACACAGCTCTGCAGGTTCTGGATCACCCCTGGGTCAAT GATGATGGGCGATTAGTGAACGACCAGCAGCTGTCTGTGGCTGGGAAGATTAAGAAACACTTCAACACTGGTCCTAAAGCCTGCAGCACCACTGCTGGAGTGTCTGTTATCACA aCCACCCCTCTTGATAAGGAGCGGCAGATTTTCAGACTAAGACACCAGCAGGGTGTGAGGTTGAAGTCCCGCCCCCGCCTCCAGCCCCATCCCCAACCAACTGGCTTCCCCACTAGCGCCAGCCAAAGCTCCAACAACCCTGCCCTTTCTCCCGCTGATTTCACTTCAGAGTCAGAAGATTATTCCCCCAgcccctcccccacctctcctaGCTCCGCTGACACCGTCCGCTCCCCTACCTCCCCCTTCTAG
- the LOC139547933 gene encoding serine/threonine-protein kinase DCLK1-like isoform X1, which translates to MELEHFDEREKAQRNTSRGSRNNGLPSPTHSAHCSLYRTRTLQSLASEKKAKKVRFYRNGDRYFKGIVYAISQDRFRSIDALLADLTRSLSDNVNLPQGVRTIYSIDGTKRISGMEQLEEGESYVCGSIESYKKLDYTKNVNPNWSVGVKTAAAASARGPPSLGSAKAGAPETRESKDFIRPKLVTIIRSGVKPRKAIRILLNKKTAHSFEQVLSDITDAIKLDSGVVKSLYTVDGKLVTCLQDFFGDDDIFMACGPEKFRYQDDFLLDESECRVVKSTSYGRISSLLGRYSPRGGGSPRGGGSRRSSGSANGTVCSQLSTPRSGKSSSPSPTSPASLRRHRGSQHSGSSLSLASTKVCSSMDEGDGAGSEAELNLLSDECPSIPPSIAERYKVGRTLGDGTFAVVRECVERCTGREYALKIINKVKCRGKEHMIQNEVSILRRVKHPNIVLLIEEMDTYSELYLVMELVKGGDLFDSITSSNKYTERDASGMIYNLASAIKYLHSLNIVHRDIKPENLLVYEHQDGSKSLKLGDFGLASLVDGLLYLVCGTPTYVAPEIIAETGYGLKVDIWAAGVITYILLCGFPPFSGSSEDQEILLDQILTGQLDFPSPSWDNVSVTAKELITGMLQMKVEQRYTALQVLDHPWVNDDGRLVNDQQLSVAGKIKKHFNTGPKACSTTAGVSVITTTPLDKERQIFRLRHQQGVRLKSRPRLQPHPQPTGFPTSASQSSNNPALSPADFTSESEDYSPSPSPTSPSSADTVRSPTSPF; encoded by the exons ATGGAGCTGGAGCACTTTGACGAGCGGGAGAAAGCCCAGAGAAATACCAGCAGAGGCTCCAGGAACAACGGGCTGCCGAGCCCCACTCACAGCGCCCACTGTAGTCTGTACAGGACCCGGACCCTGCAGTCTCTAGCCTCGGAGAAGAAGGCCAAGAAGGTCCGCTTTTATCGCAATGGAGACCGCTACTTCAAAGGGATTGTCTACGCTATTTCCCAGGACAGGTTCCGGTCTATAGATGCCCTTTTGGCTGATCTGACCCGCTCCCTGTCAGATAATGTGAACCTGCCCCAGGGGGTCCGGACCATCTACTCTATTGACGGGACCAAGAGAATATCCGGCATGGAGCAGCTGGAGGAAG GAGAGAGCTATGTGTGTGGCTCCATAGAGTCATACAAGAAGCTGGACTACACTAAGAATGTCAACCCCAACTGGTCAGTTGGGGTGAAGACAGCTGCGGCTGCCTCTGCACGTGGCCCCCCATCCCTGGGCAGTGCCAAGGCTGGGGCCCCGGAGACCAGGGAGAGTAAGGACTTCATTCGGCCCAAACTGGTCACCATCATCCGCAGCGGGGTGAAGCCTCGTAAGGCCATCCGCATCCTCCTCAACAAGAAGACTGCCCACTCCTTTGAACAGGTTCTCTCTGACATCACAGACGCCATCAAGCTGGACTCTGGGGTTGTCAAGAGTCTGTACACCGTGGACGGGAAGCTG gtGACATGCCTTCAGGACTTCTTTGGTGATGACGACATCTTTATGGCTTGTGGTCCAGAGAAGTTTCGCTACCAAGATGACTTCCTCTTAGATGAGAGTG AGTGTAGGGTGGTGAAGTCGACGTCATACGGTCGGATCTCCTCTCTGCTGGGACGCTACTCACCCAGAGGAGGAGGCTCACCCAGAGGAGGAGGCTCACGCCGAAGCTCAGGCTCAG CCAATGGGACAGTATGCAGTCAGCTGTCGACTCCTCGATCTGGGAAGTCCTCCAGCCCCTCTCCTACCAGTCCTGCCAGCCTCCGACGACACAGG GGGTCCCAACACAGTGGCTCATCCCTGTCTCTAGCCTCCACCAAGGTGTGTAGCTCCATGGATGAGGGAGACGGAGCAGGAAGTGAAG CGGAGCTGAACCTGCTGAGTGATGaatgtccctccatccctccgtccaTCGCTGAGAGGTACAAGGTGGGGAGGACTTTAGGTGACGGTACCTTTGCTGTTGTCAGAGAGTGTGTGGAGAGATGTACGGGCAGAGAATACGCCCTGAAGATCATCAACAAAGTCAAATGTAGGGGAAAG GAACACATGATCCAGAACGAGGTGTCCATCCTCCGTCGTGTCAAACATCCCAACATTGTCCTGCTGATCGAGGAAATGGACACCTACAGCGAGCTTTACCTGGTCATGGAGCTGGTCAAG GGGGGTGACCTATTTGATTCCATCACCTCCTCTaataaatacacagagagagatgcaaGTGGAATGATATATAACCTGGCCAGTGCCATCAAGTACCTGCACAGCCTCAACATCGTACACAGAGACAtcaaacctgagaacctgctg GTGTATGAGCACCAGGATGGTAGTAAGTCTCTGAAGTTGGGAGACTTTGGCTTGGCTAGCCTGGTGGATGGACTCCTCTACCTGGTCTGTGGCACCCCCACCTATGTAGCACCTGAGATCATCGCTGAGACAGG GTACGGGCTGAAGGTTGATATCTGGGCAGCTGGAGTAATCACATACATCCTGCTGTGTGGCTTCCCTCCCTTCAGTGG GAGCAGTGAGGACCAGGAGATTCTGTTGGACCAGATTCTAACGGGACAACTAGACTTCCCTTCACCGTCCTGGGACAACGTGTCTGTCACTGCTAAG GAGCTGATCACAGGGATGCTGCAGATGAAAGTGGAACAGAGATACACAGCTCTGCAGGTTCTGGATCACCCCTGGGTCAAT GATGATGGGCGATTAGTGAACGACCAGCAGCTGTCTGTGGCTGGGAAGATTAAGAAACACTTCAACACTGGTCCTAAAGCCTGCAGCACCACTGCTGGAGTGTCTGTTATCACA aCCACCCCTCTTGATAAGGAGCGGCAGATTTTCAGACTAAGACACCAGCAGGGTGTGAGGTTGAAGTCCCGCCCCCGCCTCCAGCCCCATCCCCAACCAACTGGCTTCCCCACTAGCGCCAGCCAAAGCTCCAACAACCCTGCCCTTTCTCCCGCTGATTTCACTTCAGAGTCAGAAGATTATTCCCCCAgcccctcccccacctctcctaGCTCCGCTGACACCGTCCGCTCCCCTACCTCCCCCTTCTAG
- the LOC139547933 gene encoding serine/threonine-protein kinase DCLK1-like isoform X3, giving the protein MELEHFDEREKAQRNTSRGSRNNGLPSPTHSAHCSLYRTRTLQSLASEKKAKKVRFYRNGDRYFKGIVYAISQDRFRSIDALLADLTRSLSDNVNLPQGVRTIYSIDGTKRISGMEQLEEGESYVCGSIESYKKLDYTKNVNPNWSVGVKTAAAASARGPPSLGSAKAGAPETRESKDFIRPKLVTIIRSGVKPRKAIRILLNKKTAHSFEQVLSDITDAIKLDSGVVKSLYTVDGKLVTCLQDFFGDDDIFMACGPEKFRYQDDFLLDESECRVVKSTSYGRISSLLGRYSPRGGGSPRGGGSRRSSGSANGTVCSQLSTPRSGKSSSPSPTSPASLRRHRGSQHSGSSLSLASTKVCSSMDEGDGAGSEAELNLLSDECPSIPPSIAERYKVGRTLGDGTFAVVRECVERCTGREYALKIINKVKCRGKEHMIQNEVSILRRVKHPNIVLLIEEMDTYSELYLVMELVKGGDLFDSITSSNKYTERDASGMIYNLASAIKYLHSLNIVHRDIKPENLLEQ; this is encoded by the exons ATGGAGCTGGAGCACTTTGACGAGCGGGAGAAAGCCCAGAGAAATACCAGCAGAGGCTCCAGGAACAACGGGCTGCCGAGCCCCACTCACAGCGCCCACTGTAGTCTGTACAGGACCCGGACCCTGCAGTCTCTAGCCTCGGAGAAGAAGGCCAAGAAGGTCCGCTTTTATCGCAATGGAGACCGCTACTTCAAAGGGATTGTCTACGCTATTTCCCAGGACAGGTTCCGGTCTATAGATGCCCTTTTGGCTGATCTGACCCGCTCCCTGTCAGATAATGTGAACCTGCCCCAGGGGGTCCGGACCATCTACTCTATTGACGGGACCAAGAGAATATCCGGCATGGAGCAGCTGGAGGAAG GAGAGAGCTATGTGTGTGGCTCCATAGAGTCATACAAGAAGCTGGACTACACTAAGAATGTCAACCCCAACTGGTCAGTTGGGGTGAAGACAGCTGCGGCTGCCTCTGCACGTGGCCCCCCATCCCTGGGCAGTGCCAAGGCTGGGGCCCCGGAGACCAGGGAGAGTAAGGACTTCATTCGGCCCAAACTGGTCACCATCATCCGCAGCGGGGTGAAGCCTCGTAAGGCCATCCGCATCCTCCTCAACAAGAAGACTGCCCACTCCTTTGAACAGGTTCTCTCTGACATCACAGACGCCATCAAGCTGGACTCTGGGGTTGTCAAGAGTCTGTACACCGTGGACGGGAAGCTG gtGACATGCCTTCAGGACTTCTTTGGTGATGACGACATCTTTATGGCTTGTGGTCCAGAGAAGTTTCGCTACCAAGATGACTTCCTCTTAGATGAGAGTG AGTGTAGGGTGGTGAAGTCGACGTCATACGGTCGGATCTCCTCTCTGCTGGGACGCTACTCACCCAGAGGAGGAGGCTCACCCAGAGGAGGAGGCTCACGCCGAAGCTCAGGCTCAG CCAATGGGACAGTATGCAGTCAGCTGTCGACTCCTCGATCTGGGAAGTCCTCCAGCCCCTCTCCTACCAGTCCTGCCAGCCTCCGACGACACAGG GGGTCCCAACACAGTGGCTCATCCCTGTCTCTAGCCTCCACCAAGGTGTGTAGCTCCATGGATGAGGGAGACGGAGCAGGAAGTGAAG CGGAGCTGAACCTGCTGAGTGATGaatgtccctccatccctccgtccaTCGCTGAGAGGTACAAGGTGGGGAGGACTTTAGGTGACGGTACCTTTGCTGTTGTCAGAGAGTGTGTGGAGAGATGTACGGGCAGAGAATACGCCCTGAAGATCATCAACAAAGTCAAATGTAGGGGAAAG GAACACATGATCCAGAACGAGGTGTCCATCCTCCGTCGTGTCAAACATCCCAACATTGTCCTGCTGATCGAGGAAATGGACACCTACAGCGAGCTTTACCTGGTCATGGAGCTGGTCAAG GGGGGTGACCTATTTGATTCCATCACCTCCTCTaataaatacacagagagagatgcaaGTGGAATGATATATAACCTGGCCAGTGCCATCAAGTACCTGCACAGCCTCAACATCGTACACAGAGACAtcaaacctgagaacctgctg GAGCAGTGA
- the LOC139547933 gene encoding serine/threonine-protein kinase DCLK1-like isoform X5, whose amino-acid sequence MELEHFDEREKAQRNTSRGSRNNGLPSPTHSAHCSLYRTRTLQSLASEKKAKKVRFYRNGDRYFKGIVYAISQDRFRSIDALLADLTRSLSDNVNLPQGVRTIYSIDGTKRISGMEQLEEGESYVCGSIESYKKLDYTKNVNPNWSVGVKTAAAASARGPPSLGSAKAGAPETRESKDFIRPKLVTIIRSGVKPRKAIRILLNKKTAHSFEQVLSDITDAIKLDSGVVKSLYTVDGKLVTCLQDFFGDDDIFMACGPEKFRYQDDFLLDESECRVVKSTSYGRISSLLGRYSPRGGGSPRGGGSRRSSGSANGTVCSQLSTPRSGKSSSPSPTSPASLRRHRRS is encoded by the exons ATGGAGCTGGAGCACTTTGACGAGCGGGAGAAAGCCCAGAGAAATACCAGCAGAGGCTCCAGGAACAACGGGCTGCCGAGCCCCACTCACAGCGCCCACTGTAGTCTGTACAGGACCCGGACCCTGCAGTCTCTAGCCTCGGAGAAGAAGGCCAAGAAGGTCCGCTTTTATCGCAATGGAGACCGCTACTTCAAAGGGATTGTCTACGCTATTTCCCAGGACAGGTTCCGGTCTATAGATGCCCTTTTGGCTGATCTGACCCGCTCCCTGTCAGATAATGTGAACCTGCCCCAGGGGGTCCGGACCATCTACTCTATTGACGGGACCAAGAGAATATCCGGCATGGAGCAGCTGGAGGAAG GAGAGAGCTATGTGTGTGGCTCCATAGAGTCATACAAGAAGCTGGACTACACTAAGAATGTCAACCCCAACTGGTCAGTTGGGGTGAAGACAGCTGCGGCTGCCTCTGCACGTGGCCCCCCATCCCTGGGCAGTGCCAAGGCTGGGGCCCCGGAGACCAGGGAGAGTAAGGACTTCATTCGGCCCAAACTGGTCACCATCATCCGCAGCGGGGTGAAGCCTCGTAAGGCCATCCGCATCCTCCTCAACAAGAAGACTGCCCACTCCTTTGAACAGGTTCTCTCTGACATCACAGACGCCATCAAGCTGGACTCTGGGGTTGTCAAGAGTCTGTACACCGTGGACGGGAAGCTG gtGACATGCCTTCAGGACTTCTTTGGTGATGACGACATCTTTATGGCTTGTGGTCCAGAGAAGTTTCGCTACCAAGATGACTTCCTCTTAGATGAGAGTG AGTGTAGGGTGGTGAAGTCGACGTCATACGGTCGGATCTCCTCTCTGCTGGGACGCTACTCACCCAGAGGAGGAGGCTCACCCAGAGGAGGAGGCTCACGCCGAAGCTCAGGCTCAG CCAATGGGACAGTATGCAGTCAGCTGTCGACTCCTCGATCTGGGAAGTCCTCCAGCCCCTCTCCTACCAGTCCTGCCAGCCTCCGACGACACAGG CGGAGCTGA